A single genomic interval of Bradyrhizobium sp. AZCC 1693 harbors:
- a CDS encoding nitroreductase: MTTVTQAISERRSARAYLSRPVSADLVRDIIEVARRTPSSSNMQPWRLSAMAGPDLDRLRDAVRQSLAANPAAEGSEYKIYAANLKDPYNRRRIKCAEDLYGTIGIPRENKMARLMQFARNFDFYGAPVGMILSIDRAMEQGQWADVGMFLQSILLLAHERGLSACPQAAWAAMHKTVRAHLALPGEYIVFCGISLGYADLSQPINSLVTGRASFEEIADMRGFTEDARAAEPVLAVQPL; encoded by the coding sequence ATGACCACCGTCACGCAGGCCATTTCCGAGCGCCGCTCGGCGCGCGCCTATCTGAGCCGACCGGTTTCCGCCGACCTGGTCCGCGACATCATCGAGGTCGCGCGCCGCACGCCATCGAGCAGCAACATGCAGCCATGGCGGCTAAGTGCGATGGCAGGCCCCGACCTCGACCGGCTGCGCGACGCGGTGCGGCAGAGCCTCGCGGCCAATCCCGCCGCCGAGGGCTCGGAGTATAAGATCTATGCGGCCAATCTGAAGGACCCTTACAATCGTCGCCGCATCAAATGCGCCGAGGATCTCTATGGGACCATCGGCATCCCCCGCGAGAACAAGATGGCGCGGTTGATGCAGTTTGCGCGGAATTTCGATTTCTACGGCGCGCCGGTCGGCATGATCCTGTCGATCGACCGCGCCATGGAGCAGGGACAATGGGCCGATGTCGGCATGTTCCTGCAGTCGATCCTGCTGCTCGCCCATGAGCGCGGCCTTTCGGCCTGTCCGCAAGCGGCGTGGGCAGCGATGCACAAGACGGTACGCGCGCATCTCGCGCTGCCCGGGGAATACATCGTGTTCTGCGGCATTTCGCTTGGCTATGCCGACCTCTCGCAGCCGATCAACAGCCTCGTCACCGGGCGTGCTTCGTTCGAGGAGATCGCGGATATGCGAGGTTTTACCGAGGACGCGCGCGCGGCGGAGCCGGTACTTGCGGTCCAGCCGCTGTAA
- a CDS encoding LysR family transcriptional regulator, whose translation MNKASFSEAEAFLAVVDRGGFGAAARELGITQSTVSRRVAALETRIGKRLIERTTRRVALTEAGLAFANDLRDVLARLADAEGRVQSEGSEPEGLLRVTMPTAYGRTSVLPRLAALSGRYPRLRFELDLSDRYVDILAEGYDLAIRIAEPTQSGLVSERIDRFTLHVCASPDYVAKHAPVERPQDLAAHACIVQRTYAPRSKWRFEWSGDLIEIEIAPRIVVSDMMAVQSLVLEGTGVAILPSFLARDDLESGKLVEVLGEAGLPAINVFATFPHHRASLSKIRVLIEELRRGLIR comes from the coding sequence ATGAATAAGGCCAGCTTTTCCGAAGCGGAGGCTTTTCTCGCGGTGGTCGACCGCGGCGGCTTCGGCGCGGCCGCGCGCGAACTGGGTATCACCCAATCCACCGTCAGCCGGCGCGTCGCCGCGCTGGAGACGCGGATCGGCAAGCGCCTCATCGAGCGCACCACCCGCCGCGTCGCCCTGACAGAAGCAGGCCTCGCCTTTGCAAATGACTTGCGCGACGTGCTGGCCCGGCTCGCGGATGCCGAGGGCCGCGTGCAATCCGAAGGATCGGAGCCCGAAGGATTGTTGCGCGTGACCATGCCGACGGCCTATGGCCGCACCTCGGTCCTTCCACGCCTCGCCGCCCTTTCCGGACGGTATCCGCGGTTGCGCTTCGAGCTCGATCTGTCGGATCGTTATGTCGATATTCTCGCGGAAGGATACGACCTCGCGATTCGCATTGCCGAACCGACGCAGTCGGGCCTGGTGTCCGAACGCATCGATCGCTTTACGCTGCACGTCTGCGCCTCACCCGACTATGTGGCGAAGCATGCGCCGGTCGAACGGCCGCAGGATCTCGCCGCTCATGCCTGCATCGTGCAGCGGACCTACGCGCCGCGAAGCAAGTGGCGCTTCGAATGGTCGGGCGACCTGATCGAGATCGAGATCGCGCCGCGCATCGTCGTCAGCGACATGATGGCGGTGCAGTCGTTGGTGCTGGAAGGAACCGGTGTTGCCATCCTGCCGTCGTTTCTCGCACGCGACGATCTCGAGTCTGGCAAGCTCGTCGAGGTGCTCGGCGAAGCGGGCCTTCCCGCGATCAACGTCTTCGCCACCTTTCCGCATCATCGCGCCAGCCTTTCCAAGATCAGGGTTCTGATCGAGGAACTGCGGCGCGGATTGATCAGGTAG
- a CDS encoding FAD-dependent oxidoreductase, which yields MKPTDISAPDYFHKVVDCQWACPAHTPVPEYIRLIAEGRYSDAYMINWKSNVFPGILGRTCDRPCEPACRRGRVEETPVAICRLKRVAADFKDDVKHRMPKPLAKNGKRIALVGGGPASLTVARDLAPLGYHCTVFDADPKAGGMMRSQIPKFRLPDTVIDEETDYILNLGVEFKGGHRVDSLKKLLNENYDAIFIGSGAPRGRELGIPGRKEAAANIHIGIEWLASVSFGHVEKIGRRVIVLGGGNTAMDCCRTARRLGGEDVKVIVRSGFEEMKASPWEKEDALHEDIPILNYMVPVAFKHVSGKLIGVTFQKVKAEYDANGRRNLVPSGEPDQTIPCDDVLVAVGQENAFPWIERDCGIEFDKWNMPQVDPGTFVSTNPKVFFGGDAAFGPKNIIWAVAHGHDAALSIHKMISGEDITERPLPEVDVSSQKMGIHEWSYDNDISGDKRYKVPHRDKVIALKDIKTEVELGYNVKLALGEAQRCLNCDVQTIFSAPACIECDACVDICPMDCITFTENGEEEDLRQRLKAPSPHHDQALYVAEGLKTGRVMVKDEDVCLHCGLCAERCPTGAWDMQKYLIDMTHAGSTCQSKARSAA from the coding sequence ATGAAACCGACTGATATCTCGGCGCCCGACTACTTTCACAAAGTGGTCGATTGCCAATGGGCCTGCCCCGCACACACGCCGGTTCCCGAGTACATCCGACTGATTGCCGAGGGGCGTTATAGCGACGCCTACATGATCAACTGGAAATCGAATGTGTTTCCCGGAATTCTGGGACGCACCTGCGATCGTCCATGCGAACCGGCCTGCCGCCGCGGCCGCGTCGAGGAAACCCCGGTCGCGATCTGCCGCCTGAAGCGCGTTGCCGCCGACTTCAAGGACGACGTCAAGCACCGCATGCCGAAGCCGCTGGCGAAAAACGGCAAGCGCATCGCGCTGGTCGGCGGCGGTCCTGCTTCGCTGACGGTGGCGCGCGACCTCGCGCCGCTCGGCTATCACTGCACCGTGTTCGATGCCGATCCCAAGGCGGGCGGCATGATGCGGAGCCAGATTCCAAAGTTCCGCCTGCCTGACACCGTCATCGATGAGGAGACTGACTACATCCTCAATCTCGGCGTCGAGTTCAAGGGCGGCCATCGCGTCGACAGCCTGAAGAAGCTGCTCAACGAAAATTACGACGCGATCTTCATCGGCTCCGGCGCCCCGCGCGGCCGCGAGCTCGGTATCCCCGGCCGCAAGGAAGCCGCCGCCAATATTCATATCGGCATCGAATGGCTGGCGTCGGTCTCGTTCGGCCATGTCGAGAAGATCGGCAGGCGCGTCATCGTGCTGGGCGGCGGCAACACCGCGATGGATTGCTGCCGCACCGCGCGCCGGCTCGGCGGCGAAGACGTCAAGGTGATCGTGCGCTCCGGCTTCGAGGAAATGAAGGCGAGCCCCTGGGAAAAGGAAGACGCCCTTCACGAGGACATCCCGATCCTCAACTACATGGTGCCGGTGGCATTCAAGCATGTCAGCGGCAAGCTGATCGGCGTCACCTTCCAGAAGGTGAAGGCCGAATACGACGCCAACGGCCGCCGCAACCTGGTGCCCTCGGGCGAACCCGATCAGACCATTCCCTGCGACGACGTGCTGGTCGCGGTCGGCCAGGAGAATGCCTTCCCCTGGATCGAGCGCGACTGCGGCATCGAGTTCGACAAGTGGAACATGCCGCAGGTCGATCCCGGGACCTTCGTCTCGACCAATCCAAAAGTGTTTTTCGGCGGCGACGCGGCGTTCGGCCCGAAGAACATCATCTGGGCGGTCGCGCACGGCCATGACGCTGCGCTGTCGATCCACAAGATGATCTCGGGCGAAGACATCACCGAGCGCCCGCTTCCCGAAGTGGATGTTTCGTCGCAGAAGATGGGCATTCACGAGTGGAGCTACGACAACGATATCTCCGGCGACAAGCGCTACAAGGTGCCGCATCGCGACAAGGTGATCGCACTGAAGGACATCAAGACCGAGGTCGAGCTCGGCTACAACGTCAAGCTGGCGCTCGGCGAGGCGCAGCGCTGCCTGAACTGCGACGTGCAAACCATATTCTCGGCGCCGGCCTGCATCGAATGCGACGCCTGCGTCGACATCTGCCCGATGGACTGCATCACGTTCACGGAGAATGGCGAGGAAGAGGATTTGCGGCAGCGGCTGAAGGCGCCCTCGCCGCATCACGACCAGGCCCTCTATGTCGCCGAAGGGCTCAAGACCGGCCGCGTCATGGTGAAGGACGAGGACGTCTGCCTGCATTGCGGCCTGTGCGCCGAGCGCTGCCCCACCGGCGCCTGGGACATGCAAAAGTACCTCATCGATATGACTCACGCGGGATCAACATGTCAGTCCAAAGCCCGATCAGCAGCGTAA
- a CDS encoding 2-oxoacid:acceptor oxidoreductase subunit alpha codes for MSVQSPISSVNDFVVRFANVNGSGSASANELFARSILRHGVPVSPRNIFPSNIQGLPTWYEVRVTEDGHLGARGGVDMMVAMNPQTWDKDVASIEPGGYLFYDSTKPMPTSKFRADINVIGVPLTAITNSTYTDPRQRQLFKNIIYLGALCALLDMDPKLVEQLIGEQYKGKEKLLSSNVHALHLGRDWALQNLKCPIGLQVKKSDKVGDRIFIEGNSAAALGAVYGGATVCAWYPITPSSSVAEAFTSHCKKLRHDPETGKAKYAIVQGEDELASIGIVIGASWNGARAFTATSGPGISLMTEFIGLSYFAEIPAVIMNIQRAGPSTGMPTRTQQCDIIACAYASHGDTKHVLLFPEDPAEAFEFAAQSFDLADRLQTMIFLMLDLDIGMNHRLCRPLKWDDARQYDRGKVMTAEMLDEPGRDFGRYLDVDGDGIPYRTYPGTHPTKGSFFTRGTSRDRYARYSEEGAVYADNMQRLVRKFETAQDMVPRPLQANAAKPTKYGVIYFGSTAPAMDEAIGLLESRGHQLDRMRIRAFPFHSSVASFIADHDFVYVVEQNRDAQLRQLIVNENGIDPVRLVPILHYDGTPITARFIANAIGDHQDHLKVTPLRKAVS; via the coding sequence ATGTCAGTCCAAAGCCCGATCAGCAGCGTAAACGACTTCGTCGTCCGCTTCGCCAACGTCAACGGCTCGGGTTCGGCCAGCGCCAACGAGCTGTTCGCGCGCTCGATCCTGCGCCACGGCGTGCCGGTTTCTCCGCGCAACATCTTCCCCTCCAACATCCAGGGCCTTCCAACCTGGTACGAAGTGCGGGTAACGGAAGACGGCCATCTCGGCGCCCGCGGCGGCGTCGACATGATGGTGGCGATGAACCCGCAGACCTGGGACAAGGATGTCGCCTCGATCGAGCCCGGCGGCTACCTGTTCTACGACTCGACCAAGCCGATGCCGACGTCGAAATTCCGCGCCGACATCAACGTGATCGGCGTGCCGCTGACCGCGATCACCAACTCGACCTATACCGATCCACGCCAGCGCCAGCTGTTCAAGAACATCATCTATCTCGGCGCGCTCTGCGCCCTGCTCGACATGGATCCGAAGCTGGTCGAGCAGTTGATCGGCGAACAGTACAAGGGCAAGGAAAAGCTCTTGTCATCCAACGTCCACGCGCTGCATCTCGGCCGCGACTGGGCGCTGCAGAATTTGAAATGCCCGATCGGGCTGCAGGTGAAGAAATCCGACAAGGTCGGCGACCGCATTTTCATCGAAGGCAACAGTGCGGCCGCGCTCGGCGCCGTCTATGGTGGCGCCACCGTCTGCGCCTGGTATCCGATCACGCCGTCGTCGTCGGTGGCGGAGGCCTTCACCAGCCACTGCAAGAAGCTGCGGCACGACCCTGAAACCGGCAAGGCCAAATACGCGATCGTGCAAGGCGAAGATGAGCTCGCATCCATCGGCATCGTGATCGGCGCCTCCTGGAATGGCGCGCGGGCCTTCACCGCAACCTCCGGTCCCGGCATCTCCTTGATGACCGAATTCATCGGCCTGTCCTATTTCGCGGAAATTCCGGCCGTGATCATGAACATCCAGCGCGCCGGCCCCTCGACCGGCATGCCGACGCGCACCCAGCAATGCGATATCATCGCCTGCGCCTATGCTTCGCACGGCGATACCAAGCACGTCCTGCTGTTCCCGGAAGACCCGGCCGAAGCGTTCGAGTTCGCGGCGCAATCATTCGACCTCGCCGATCGGCTGCAGACCATGATCTTCCTGATGCTCGACCTCGACATCGGCATGAACCACCGGCTGTGCCGCCCGCTGAAATGGGATGACGCCAGGCAATATGACCGCGGCAAGGTGATGACCGCGGAAATGCTCGACGAGCCCGGCCGCGACTTCGGCCGCTATCTCGACGTCGACGGCGACGGCATTCCCTACCGCACCTATCCGGGCACGCATCCGACCAAGGGCTCGTTCTTCACCCGCGGCACCTCGCGCGACCGCTACGCGCGCTATTCGGAAGAAGGCGCTGTCTATGCCGACAACATGCAGCGGCTGGTGCGCAAGTTCGAGACGGCGCAGGACATGGTGCCGCGGCCGTTGCAGGCCAACGCGGCCAAGCCGACCAAATACGGCGTGATCTATTTCGGCTCGACCGCGCCGGCCATGGACGAGGCGATCGGGCTTCTGGAATCCCGCGGGCATCAGCTCGACCGCATGCGGATCCGCGCCTTCCCGTTCCACTCCAGCGTGGCGAGCTTCATTGCCGACCATGATTTCGTATACGTGGTCGAGCAGAACCGCGACGCCCAGTTGCGCCAGTTGATCGTCAACGAGAACGGCATCGATCCGGTCCGGCTGGTGCCGATCCTGCACTATGACGGCACGCCGATCACCGCCCGCTTCATCGCCAACGCCATTGGCGACCACCAGGACCATCTCAAGGTGACCCCTCTCCGCAAGGCCGTGTCATGA
- a CDS encoding 2-oxoacid:ferredoxin oxidoreductase subunit beta, producing MTYIAKPKFHHPGLPKNELGYTHRDYEGKISTLCAGCGHDSITASIIEACYELSIEPHRVAKISGIGCSSKTPDYFLGNSHGFNSVHGRMPSVLTGANLANRDLIYLGVSGDGDSASIGFGQFAHSIRRAVNMTYIVENNGVYGLTKGQFSATADRGSKSKKGVMNTDNAIDLVAIALQLGASFVARSFSGDKSQLVPLIAAAIRHKGASFIDVISPCIAFNNHAGSTKSFDYVREHNDAVNRLDVLTGRDPITVDYAPGTVQMVEQHDGTRLALRKIDADYDANDRLAAMTFLQKHAAKGQVVTGLLYVDPDSEDLHTHLDTVETPLNTLEARDLCPGTAALEKINASLR from the coding sequence ATGACCTACATTGCAAAGCCCAAATTCCATCATCCCGGCCTGCCCAAGAACGAGCTCGGCTATACCCACCGGGATTACGAAGGGAAAATTTCGACGCTGTGCGCCGGCTGCGGCCACGACTCGATCACCGCTTCGATCATCGAAGCCTGTTACGAGCTCTCGATCGAGCCGCATCGCGTCGCCAAGATTTCCGGCATCGGCTGCTCGTCGAAGACGCCGGATTACTTCCTCGGCAATTCGCATGGCTTCAACTCGGTGCACGGCCGCATGCCGTCGGTCCTGACCGGCGCCAACCTCGCCAACCGCGACCTGATTTATCTCGGTGTCTCCGGCGACGGCGACAGTGCTTCCATCGGCTTCGGCCAGTTCGCGCATTCGATCCGGCGCGCCGTCAACATGACCTACATCGTCGAGAACAACGGCGTCTACGGCCTGACCAAGGGGCAATTCTCCGCCACCGCCGACCGCGGCTCGAAGTCCAAGAAGGGCGTGATGAACACCGACAACGCCATCGACCTGGTGGCGATCGCCCTGCAGTTAGGGGCGAGCTTCGTGGCGCGCAGCTTCTCCGGCGACAAGAGCCAGCTCGTGCCGCTGATCGCCGCCGCGATCCGGCACAAGGGCGCATCCTTCATCGACGTCATCAGCCCCTGCATCGCCTTCAACAACCACGCCGGCTCGACCAAGAGTTTCGATTACGTCCGTGAACATAACGACGCGGTGAACAGGCTGGACGTGCTGACCGGCCGCGACCCGATCACGGTCGACTATGCGCCGGGCACGGTGCAGATGGTCGAGCAGCATGACGGTACGCGGCTGGCGCTGCGCAAGATCGACGCCGACTATGACGCCAACGACCGGCTGGCGGCCATGACCTTCCTGCAGAAGCACGCCGCCAAGGGCCAGGTGGTCACCGGGCTGCTTTACGTCGATCCGGATTCGGAAGACCTGCACACCCATCTCGACACCGTCGAGACGCCGCTCAATACGCTGGAAGCCAGGGATCTGTGCCCCGGCACGGCGGCGCTGGAAAAGATCAACGCCAGCCTGCGGTAG
- a CDS encoding SpoVR family protein, whose translation MTATDQLLFEGADWDFRTLQRICDACEQIARDELKLDVYPNQIEVITAEQMLDAYSSVGMPLFYKHWSFGKHFAFQEASYRKGLMGLAYEIVINSSPCISYLMEENSATMQTLVIAHAAFGHNHFFKNNYLFKQWTDADGILDYLEFAKRYVAHCEERHGRLAVEHTLDAAHALMSHGIDRYPGKKSLDLRAEEKRAGRRRAHEESAFNDLWRTVPGGKVKSGAILDVERRRQMLGLPQENLLYFLEKTAPRLRPWQRELLRIVRHIAQYFYPQSQTKVMNEGTATYVHYCIMSRLHQQGRLTDGNFLEFLQSHTNVVFQPEFDDPRYSGFNPYALGFAMMQDIERIVTNPEAEDREWFPDIAGKGDAMGVLRDIWANYRDESFISQFMSPRLMRHFRMFHLHDDPEDRSGILVDAIHDERGYRRLRRELARQYDVGFIDANIEVVDVDLAGDRRLMLHHTVVKGAQLDEADTKRVLQHLADLWSYDVSLVEADASGTVLKEYVANPRNIAAAA comes from the coding sequence ATGACTGCGACCGATCAATTGCTGTTTGAGGGCGCCGACTGGGACTTCCGGACGCTGCAGCGGATCTGCGACGCCTGCGAGCAGATTGCGCGGGACGAATTGAAGCTCGACGTCTACCCCAACCAGATCGAGGTCATTACCGCCGAGCAGATGCTGGACGCATATTCGTCGGTCGGCATGCCGCTGTTCTACAAGCATTGGTCATTCGGCAAGCACTTTGCCTTTCAGGAGGCATCCTACCGCAAGGGGCTGATGGGGCTGGCCTACGAGATCGTCATCAACTCGTCGCCGTGCATTTCCTATCTGATGGAGGAAAACAGCGCGACGATGCAGACGCTCGTGATCGCGCATGCCGCCTTCGGCCATAACCATTTCTTCAAGAACAACTACCTGTTCAAGCAATGGACCGACGCCGACGGCATTCTCGATTATCTCGAATTCGCCAAACGCTATGTGGCGCATTGCGAGGAACGCCACGGCCGGCTGGCGGTCGAGCACACGCTGGATGCCGCGCACGCCCTGATGTCGCACGGCATCGACCGCTATCCCGGCAAGAAGAGTCTCGATCTTCGCGCCGAGGAAAAGCGGGCGGGCAGGCGCCGTGCCCACGAGGAGAGCGCGTTCAACGATTTGTGGCGCACCGTTCCGGGCGGCAAAGTGAAGAGCGGCGCGATACTGGACGTCGAGCGCCGCCGCCAGATGCTCGGCCTGCCGCAGGAAAACCTGCTGTATTTTCTCGAGAAGACGGCGCCGCGCCTGCGTCCCTGGCAACGCGAATTGCTGCGGATCGTGCGGCACATCGCCCAGTACTTCTATCCGCAGAGCCAGACCAAGGTGATGAACGAGGGCACGGCGACCTACGTTCACTATTGCATCATGAGCCGGCTGCACCAGCAGGGCCGGCTGACGGACGGCAATTTCCTCGAATTCCTGCAGTCGCACACCAACGTCGTGTTCCAGCCCGAATTCGATGACCCGCGCTATTCCGGCTTCAACCCTTATGCGCTGGGATTTGCGATGATGCAGGACATCGAGCGCATCGTCACCAATCCCGAGGCCGAGGATCGCGAGTGGTTCCCGGATATCGCCGGGAAGGGCGACGCAATGGGCGTGCTACGCGACATCTGGGCCAACTATCGCGATGAGAGCTTCATCAGCCAGTTCATGAGCCCGCGGCTGATGCGGCACTTCCGCATGTTCCATCTGCATGACGATCCGGAGGACCGGTCCGGTATCCTGGTCGACGCGATCCACGACGAGCGTGGCTATCGCCGGCTGCGGCGCGAACTGGCGCGGCAATACGATGTCGGCTTCATCGATGCCAACATCGAAGTCGTTGACGTCGACCTTGCCGGCGACCGCCGCCTGATGTTGCACCATACCGTGGTAAAGGGCGCCCAGCTCGATGAGGCCGACACCAAGCGGGTGCTGCAGCACCTTGCCGACCTCTGGAGCTACGACGTGTCGCTCGTCGAGGCCGACGCGTCGGGCACGGTCTTGAAGGAGTATGTCGCGAACCCGCGGAACATCGCCGCGGCAGCGTAG